GCCAATATACCCACCATTTTACGGCCTCAGCATCACCGTAGGTTGCTTTAAATAGATGCAAGATCTCGCTTTTGTTCCGATCCATATTCTTCAGCCACGCTTCGGAGGTTTTTGCGTAATGGATACCGGATACCCTCCAGTGCTGGCGTATTTTTAAATGGTCGGAGAAATACAGCAAGAGATGATCGCTGGGCATGATGCCGCCGGTGAAGAAATATTTGGCCATCCAATCGCTGTCATCACGAACTTCGAAAGGATATGCGAATTCACGGTGTGTAAAGATATGGACGAACAGTTGTCCTTCAGGCCTTAAGAAGCCGGCAACTTTTTCGAGCAGCTTTTGATAGTTACGCATGTGTTCGAACATTTCAACCGAAACGACCCGGTCAAATTTATCTTTAATAGTAAATTCATTCATATCTGCAGTAATGACTGTAAGATTATTCAAACCGCGTGTCCGAGATTGTTCGTCGATAAATGATTTTTGCGTTTTTGAATTGGATACCGCCGTGATAACGCTGTTCGGAAATGTTTTGGCCATGAAGAGGGCAAGCGAACCCCAACCGCAGCCGAGTTCCAGTATTC
The sequence above is drawn from the bacterium genome and encodes:
- a CDS encoding methyltransferase domain-containing protein encodes the protein ILELGCGWGSLALFMAKTFPNSVITAVSNSKTQKSFIDEQSRTRGLNNLTVITADMNEFTIKDKFDRVVSVEMFEHMRNYQKLLEKVAGFLRPEGQLFVHIFTHREFAYPFEVRDDSDWMAKYFFTGGIMPSDHLLLYFSDHLKIRQHWRVSGIHYAKTSEAWLKNMDRNKSEILHLFKATYGDAEAVKWWVYWRIFFMACAELWGYRKGKEWFVSHYLFERR